In Rosa chinensis cultivar Old Blush chromosome 1, RchiOBHm-V2, whole genome shotgun sequence, a genomic segment contains:
- the LOC112189028 gene encoding putative zinc finger A20 and AN1 domain-containing stress-associated protein 8 codes for MASQNNMDPPLCAKGCGFYGSLENKNMCSKCYVDYLKQELIAQSVMAFEVLKNSVTTTPTPLPNSSSLLDDHPSPTVTVSGTNGLNSTGSTTTTTTRIRCPCCNKKLGLLGFHCYCGGVFCGEHRYPEKHSCGVDLKTAGREVLAKQNPLCKGDKMQHRI; via the coding sequence ATGGCGTCGCAAAACAACATGGATCCTCCACTTTGTGCAAAGGGTTGCGGATTTTACGGTTCTCTGGAAAACAAGAACATGTGCTCAAAATGCTATGTTGATTATCTAAAACAAGAACTGATCGCCCAGTCAGTCATGGCATTTGAAGTACTTAAGAATTCAGTTACTACTACACCTACTCCTCTACCAAACTCATCATCTCTACTTGATGACCATCCTAGCCCGACGGTGACGGTTTCTGGTACCAACGGTTTGAATAGTACGGGATCAACTACAACTACTACTACAAGAATCAGGTGCCCCTGCTGTAATAAAAAGTTGGGACTGCTGGGATTTCACTGCTACTGTGGTGGTGTGTTTTGTGGAGAGCATCGCTACCCCGAAAAACACTCGTGCGGTGTGGATTTGAAGACAGCTGGAAGGGAGGTTTTGGCCAAGCAAAACCCGCTTTGCAAGGGTGATAAGATGCAGCATAGAATTTAA